One genomic segment of Photobacterium sp. DA100 includes these proteins:
- the arcA gene encoding arginine deiminase, with the protein MSKFYVGSEIGQLRRVLLHRPERALTHLTPSNCHDLLFDDVLAVERAGEEHDVFANTLREQGVEVFLLHDMLAETLAVPEAKDWLLGTQISDYRFGPTFANDVRCFLADLPHRELASILLGGLAYSELPIQSSSMLQGMHEPSDFIIEPLPNHLFTRDTSCWVYGGVSINPMAKPARQRETNHLRAIYRWHPTFAGEDFIKYFGDEEKLYDNSTIEGGDVLVIGKGSVLIGMSERTTAQGVEQLASSLFKHGQAKQVIAMELPKHRSCMHLDTVMTHMREDTFSVYPEVVRKDVKCWSLTGDESGAVKAKEEGYFVTAIEKALGVGQLNLITTGGDSFEAEREQWNDANNVLTVKPGVVIGYERNVYTNEKYDKAGITVLPIPGDELGRGRGGARCMSCPIERDGI; encoded by the coding sequence ATGAGTAAGTTCTATGTAGGTTCTGAAATAGGCCAACTGCGTCGCGTTCTTCTTCATCGCCCTGAGCGAGCTCTCACTCACCTGACGCCTTCTAACTGCCACGATCTACTATTTGATGATGTACTGGCTGTTGAACGCGCTGGCGAAGAGCATGACGTATTTGCCAACACACTGCGTGAGCAAGGTGTTGAGGTCTTCCTACTACACGACATGCTGGCTGAAACCCTAGCGGTTCCTGAAGCCAAAGACTGGCTGCTAGGCACCCAGATCTCTGACTACCGTTTCGGCCCAACTTTCGCCAATGATGTACGCTGCTTCCTAGCAGATCTACCTCATCGCGAACTAGCATCAATCCTACTGGGCGGCTTGGCATACTCTGAGCTACCAATCCAGTCATCTTCTATGCTGCAGGGCATGCATGAGCCAAGCGACTTCATCATCGAGCCGCTTCCAAACCACCTGTTCACCCGTGATACTTCATGCTGGGTATATGGCGGTGTTTCTATCAACCCAATGGCTAAACCTGCTCGCCAGCGTGAAACCAACCACCTACGTGCTATCTACCGCTGGCACCCAACCTTCGCCGGTGAAGACTTCATCAAGTACTTCGGTGACGAAGAGAAGCTATACGACAACTCGACTATCGAAGGCGGCGACGTGCTGGTTATCGGTAAAGGCTCAGTGCTTATCGGTATGTCCGAGCGTACAACAGCACAAGGTGTTGAGCAGTTGGCGTCAAGCCTATTCAAGCACGGTCAGGCCAAGCAGGTTATTGCGATGGAGCTACCTAAGCACCGCTCTTGCATGCACCTAGACACCGTAATGACGCACATGCGTGAAGATACCTTCTCGGTTTACCCAGAAGTGGTCCGCAAAGATGTGAAATGCTGGAGCCTAACTGGCGACGAGTCTGGCGCAGTGAAAGCGAAAGAAGAAGGCTACTTCGTAACTGCTATCGAGAAAGCACTGGGTGTCGGTCAGCTGAACCTTATCACCACCGGTGGTGACAGCTTCGAAGCTGAGCGTGAGCAGTGGAACGATGCGAACAACGTACTGACTGTTAAGCCAGGTGTTGTTATCGGTTACGAGCGCAACGTCTACACCAACGAGAAATACGACAAGGCAGGCATCACAGTCCTACCTATCCCAGGTGATGAACTAGGCCGCGGCCGTGGTGGTGCTCGCTGCATGAGCTGCCCAATCGAGCGTGACGGTATCTAA